The Oncorhynchus mykiss isolate Arlee chromosome 10, USDA_OmykA_1.1, whole genome shotgun sequence nucleotide sequence TCCTGAGGGCTTGGAAATTGCCCCAGACCTCTCTGCCAGCTCCTCAGAGTACCTGGACCTCCGGAAGGGGTTCAGTAAGACCCGGGCCATTTTGCTTCCACAGCAATGACCGGTATCCAAGAAGGTCAAGCCTGAGGTGCTGGCACGCCTCTATAGGCCTCTACAGGCTACGACCCCGGAAGCCGAGACTTGATTTACCCCCGCTCCAAGATCATTAGCCGCTCTGCTGTTTGTcctctgttgccccgtaccctccaTATTGTTCCTACCTTTTCTGTGTCTAGAGTTAAAACTGTtgtttccaggcccacccctctcccctgtctcattGACGGCCAACCAGCGTACATGATGAGACGTCTCCTGAAGGCTCGACCTGGGGGCAGgggattccagtacctggttgactgggagggttatggcccggaggagaggtgctgggtctccGCTAGGGACGTTCTGGACCCAGGCCTCATCTCTGAGTTCCAGCGCCGGCACCCCGCTCAACCAGGTATGGGCCCAGGTAGGATGCAGGGGAGTGggtggtactgtcacgccctgatctgtttcacctgtccttatgCTTGTCGCCACCCTCCTCCAgctgtcacccatcttccccacttatcccatGGGTATTCTGTCTGtttgtgccagtttgtcttgtttgtttaaGCCTACCAtagttttgtctcagctcctgctttttccagtctcttttctcaccctcctggttttgacccttgcctgtcctgactctgagctcgCCTGCCTGACGACTCTGCCTGACCCTAagtctgcctgccgtcctgtaccttttgtcccgactctggattaccgacctctgcctgacctgaccctggacctgcctgccatcctgtacctttgccccactactctggattatcgacccctgcctgccttaacCTGcccctgttacaataaacattatacttctacacagtctgcacttgggtcttacctgataTACCTGTCATATAGCTCCCTCCTTTTCATCAGGTCCCTTTGATGGCTTTTGCTCTGTTGAGGCATTTATCCAGGCCCACTTCACCATTACTAGATATGAAGTGCATAGTCGGCCCTCAACAAAGATCTCTTTCCTGGCTGACTCCTGATTGACTGTGCATATTTTCTCTAAATTACAGTCAATCTTTCCTTATATTCAGACTATGGTTAATTCATGATCTTGTGAGGAAAGTACTGTATGTTTGGCCTGTGCTGACTGGGCTGGCTGCCTGCTGTGGATGTTGCCTGCGTAGCGCCTCATGCCTCTGTAATTTGATTGGCGTTTGGATAGCACAGTATAATCACATCAACTGGGAGCTTTCATAGCTCCCCTATGTCGGTGTCATCCATCCTTAATGATTGTATTGGATGAGCCCTGTTCAGGCCAGGTTTCATCTGTCTGTAATGGGAACACTAGCTACAGTACTTCACCTGGGTTAGGGAGTTGTAGAGGGAGGGCAGCTAGTGGGAATAACAGAACTGTCACTGGTTGTAAACAAGAGACTGTCTCCATTGAGCCAATTATAACATATTCCCATAAGAACATGGATATTTTCACTAGTCTGGACATTTTCAGTACCTTGGACAAGTCCAAGCTAATGTTAGAGCCCAAATGTGATGTGGCCTTCTAAGAAGTGCTAATGATGTCTCAACATGGTTTATAAAACAATGCCTTGTCTGGTGGCCATTTCCTAATATTCAATGTTAGATTTTAAATGCACATTTTGAGCAGGCCTTTAGGTCATCTTTGACTCCTGGGTTCTGGGTCCAATATGTAAGCTGCATACTCAAAAGGCCTGCAGATAGACTTTAGCTAAGCTTCAAGCTAATGCTGGCGGAATGTTCTTGTGTTCTTCCAGAACAAACAGCACCACACTGCATCAGAGGCAAGTGCATTCATTAACATTTCTCCTTCACATGATGTGCAATTGAATTACCATCATGAAAGAAAACAATTATTAAATGAAGTGAAGGAGGACCTTTGATATTTcaaccatgtactgtatattagacACCAAAGGGCCATTGTTTCAGTTCTGTAGTCTAAGAGACGTGCATTTTcatacataaaaaatatatatattatatatttgcgTAATGAGAATTTTCTCATGGGACAATGTAaaggctgttatgttatccaaCACAGCCTTAACCTCGTACCACTTAACATCAGTCTACTAATGCACTATCATGTTGAAATCAACACAGCCTTAACCTCGTACCACTTAACATCAGTCTACTAATGCACTATCATGTTGAAATCAACATAGCCCAATGgccattgttttgtttttttgtacacCAGGGCAGCTTCAAAGAGGACATCTTCTGTGAAATGATTAAAAAAGAGATGGCTGCAATACAGCATCCCTCTACAGTGTGAAGCCCTCATTAATCTGATGGATACTGACAGCTGAATTGACAGGACCCTGTCATTATACCAAGTCCTCAACAAGCTTGTTAAGCAGAGGGCTGGATTCTATGCAGTAGTCCTGTCTGTAGGCCTGCCTGCAGGAGAAGATAAGCTGACAGAAGCAGTAGGTCTGATGTGGAGGCAGGGCTGGACCTTGTGACCTAGTGCAGGGGGAGGGACACCATGATCTCCACGGCACTCCGTTGgctgtttctggtgtccttcaTCGTGGTGACCATCGGCGGGAACGTGCTGGTGTGTTTGGCCGTGGGGCTCAGCCGCCGCCTGCGCCGCATTGCTAACTGCTTTGTTGTGTCACTAGCTGTGACGGATCTGTTGCTGGGCCTGCTGGTGCTGCCCTTCTCTGCCACCCTGGAGCTGCGGAGTGGACACTGGCCCCTGGGGGGCACCCTATGTAACATCTATGTATCTCTGGATGTGATGTTTTGTACGGCCTCCATTCTGACTCTGCTGGCCATCAGTGTGGACCGTTACCTGGCCATCTCAGCCCCACTCTGCTACCCCCGCAGGGTCACCCCTCCCCGAGTAGCCCTGGCCATCACCACCATCTGGGTCACTTCCCTGGCCATGTCCTTCCTCCCCATCCACCTGGGCTGGAACACGGCTGACTTCAGGGTGCAGAACCTGGACTGGGGCATTTGGGACGAGGTGGAGGAGGGACGCACCTGCCGCTTTGAGTGGCATAACAACTACGTGCTCCTAGATGCCTTTGGCACCTTCTACCTCCCACTACTGGTCATGTGCGGGATGTACCACTGCATCTTTCAGATAGCACGCAAACAGGTTAATTTCATTCCTTATATTTATTTGTTGTGTGGTAGtgtcatcagtggtagtagtGATAACAGTAATTATGGCTGGAGCAGCAATAGTAGTACTGGAATAATTAGTAGTAGCTATTATAGTTCCATCCATTTATTAATGTCATCCTTTCAGTCATCCATCTGCTGACCCTCTTTCTCTTTAACCTGTCTTTATCCAACCATTCAGGTACGGCGTATCCGAGCTGCCACACCCTCATTCGCCCCCACAGCATCAGCGGCGGCCACAGCGCGGGAGCACAAGGCCACAGTGACTCTAGCAGCAGTCCTGGGGGCCTTCATTATCTGCTGGTTCCCCTATTACACTTTCTTTACCTGCATGGGCATCGGGGCAGAGACTAACCCCCCTACCACTGCCCACTCTGTGGTGCTGTGGCTGGGCTACTTTAACTCCGTTGTCAACCCCATCCTGTACCCGGCCTTGAATAGAGACTTCCGCAGAGCCTATGGGGAGCTGCTGTGCTGCAGGGGGCCGCGGTGGAGACACATATCCACAACTATCTGTGTGTCCTTGCGGAAACAAGTGCCCCTCTCTAGCGAACACAGAGACACTGATCTGACCAATGGCCACACAGACACCCTCCCTAAGAGGGAAAGAGCCTCACCTCTCAGAAGAGCAATGGCAGCAACATTGCTGACCAGACCTGGTAAAATACAATACACACTGGATAGGGACTAGGTAACACATACAGGACACTTTATAAAGGTGAATGAGGGACAGTTGTTCAGGAGCTAGTACAGTATGATATAAAATggctgatacagtgccttgcgaaagtattcggcccccttgaactttgcgaccttttgccacatttcaggcttcaaacataaagatataaaactgtattttttgtgaagaatcaacaacaagtgggacacaatcatgaagtggaacgacatttattggatatttcaaacttttttaacaaatcaaaaactgaaaaattgggcgtgcaaaattattcagcccctttactttcagtgcagcaaactctctccagaagttcagtgaggatctctgaatgatccaatgttgacctaaatgactaatgatgataaatacaatccacctgtgtgtaatcaagtctccgtataaatgcacctgcactgtgatagtctcagaggtccgttagaagcgcagagagcatcatgaagaacaaggaacacaccaggcaggtccgagatactgttgtgaagatgtttaaagccggatttggatacaaaaagatttcccaaactttaaacatcccaaggagcattgtgcaagcgataatattgaaatggaaggagtatcagaccactgcaaatctaccaagacctggccgtccctctaaactatcagctcatacaaggaaaagactgatcagagatgcagccatgaggcccatgatcactctggatgaactgcagaaatctacagctgaggtgggagactctgtccataggacaacagtcgtatattgcacaaatctggcctttatggaagagaggcaagaagaaagccatttcttaaagatattcataaaaagtgttgtttaaagtttgccacaagccacctgggagacacaccaaacatgtggaagaaggtgctctggtcagatgaaaccaaaattgaactttttggcaacaatgcaaaacgttatgtttggcgtaaaagcaacacagctgaacacaccatccccactgtcaaacatggtggtggcagcatcatggtttgggcctgcttttcttcagcagggacagggaagatggttaaaactgatgggaagatggatggagccaaatacaggaccattctggaagaaaacctgatggagtctgcaaaacacctgagactgggacggagatttgtcttccaacaagacaatgatccaaaacataaagcaaaatctacaatggaatggttcaaaaattaacatatccaggtgttagaatggccaagtcaaagtccagaacctgaatccaatcgagaatctgtggaaagaactgaaaactgctgttcacaaatgctctccatccaacctcactgagctcgagctgttttgcaaggaggaatgggaaaagatttcagtctctcgatgtgcaaaactgatagagacagaccccaagcgacttacagctgtaatcgcagcaaaaggtggcgctacaaagtattaacttaagggggctgaataattttgcacgcccaatttttcagtttttgatttgttaaaaaagtttgaaatatccaataaatgtcgttccacttcatgattgtgtcccacttgttgttgattcttcacaaaaaaatacagttttatatctttatgtttgaagcctgaaatgtggcaaaaggtcgcaaagttcaagggggccgaatactttcgcaaggcactgtacgttatCTACCACCTGCTTATAAAACAAAGGAGAACAAACCCATACCAAGAAGATAAAGAGAACATAGCCGAGTCAATATTAACTGTCTTAATAGCTGTGTCCGTGCTGATCATTTCCCAGCTAACTGATGGAGACATAGGCAGTTAAATGTTTTGGTGATCCTCTCTGTTGCAGACCCACTTGTGGTGAATTAGTGACAAACCTGGATGGATTTACTTGAATGTATATGTGTGTTCATCCCTAAAAGGTACAGAATGTCCAGTCAGAGCTACAGTAAGTTGGATGGCTTCCAGGAGGTTGGCGGAGGGGATACAAGGACATCTGGATGTGTCATCCAGGCATCCCGGCCCCATATGGGATACCTGTCCACCTTTAAATAATGTACCCCTGCATCAACAGCCAGTTGATGTAGTTCCACTGGGCATAGGTTCCCTCACGTCAGTGGTTTCTAAACCTTTTGGTGTCGTGACATCTTCCTATGGTCCTCAGATTAACATAACTGTTTCCTGCCACAGCCGACAGCCCAATCTGTGACGCAGTAGAAATAACTGACCTACTGTTTGACAATTATTAGCTCACATCAACCCAACAACCCCCACATTCACATGTGCTGCCAAGATACACTCACCTGTGCTGCTATTATATGGCATGTGACATTCACACCATGAGACATTACTGTTGACTGTTTATCAGAATGTAGTGTGATTTGCCCACTGGGTTTGTAGACTTTGTTTCTGTCTGACCATGTGAACTCATATTGTACATACAATAGTTCATAATATAAGTGAATGACATTTTTCAAAAAGTACCCGCACAATCAAATACTCTCATTCACACTCAGACACTTGCAAACGATGTACTTTGTCTGCAATGACTTCTATAAATGACATGTCCCTGCCCTCTAGTGACCAAATGTGTCATCACACTCACCCTCACAAGAAGAGGTGACAAAAGCAATTGTATCAGTATCTGTGTGTACAAATCATTGTTACAGACATATGTTCATCTATAATGTATTATACATGTACATACGACCAATTATAATGACCTAATATGTCCTGGTTATTGTTGAACTGCAAAGCAAGAAATACAATTCCAATCTGAAAATGGAATTTAAACGTCACCTGACAATTTATTTTCACTAAGCACTTTCAGgcatgatacagtacagtacttgtACTGTAATTAAAATCTGGAGAAACAACAACCAATTCTCCACTCTCACACTCTGAACCCTCTCCAGCAATCAAATCCTTCTTCTGGAAACTCTTGTTGCTCTTGCTCTCAGTGACGAACCACTTCATATCTGAAGACAGGCAGCAATCATATCCTCAATATCATACACAATAGTTTTTGACATTATACCTTTACGTGAGGATATTGTTTCTTCTtgttatgtgttttttttttatatctgtaGTAGTAGTGAACTACCATTGGGATTACTGAAGGTCAAGACAGCTGGTGAAGAAGCTCCACGCTTCTCTCCGGGCCCACTCTCTGAGTTAGGGACATCCTGACCTCCATCTGACACATCTGAGATTAAACGCACCAGATATTCATATCCAAGAATCAGATTCCTAATTTTACATTTCTCTGACATCACTTGCATATTTCTGCTTCTGACAAATTTGCGAGGAGATGTTGCCTGATAGGCCTGCATTTTGCAACACATGCTTTATGATATACCAAcagggattattattattaagttTATAAAACAATACATAAAAGATGAGTCTTGGGTCAAGGGAATGCATCACAACAAGTCTTACCAGTTGTGTCTTATAACCACAGAAGCAAGGAAGTAGCATTGAACAAATAGCAGAGAGGTGTTACCTGATAATTCATTACCTGTTAGCACCAAGGTGGAAAACGTGAAACAAACCAAACAAAAAAATGATGGTCAGATCCATTGGTAAATCCATTTAAATTCTCTTTTTGACAGCACctcttttgatttgaacaaaacctttcattgtagaagtggtcagaaagggactttttggacctgaatgccaaaacgttcaagagataaaggtgctcaaatTGTAtctattttgcataccccaccataccatgagacatccatgtcttcgtcAGTGGAAAAGATAAATGGTTTGGattgatatcatttaaaaaacaatcaatttTATCATTtaggttttttttaaataatgtacaatgtctttttttttttttacattaaacgTCAATTATCTAAAATCTCGTAAACTCCGATATTTTTCATATTTGTATATATTGCCGCTTAGACCCTCTTTTACATCAtctgaggtttttgtgttgtgcctgtCATCGGTTggagacacaacatgctctttCTATGATTTCAATAGGTTACTAGCCAacacttaaccgctaggctacctgtttaCAACAAGTGATGGTAGACGAGGCGTCTGTTACAGCATTCCTTATTTTGATTTAGACAAACACATGACTAACTTCATCTTGGCGCGACAACAAATGGTCAACTCATGCACAATTAGGTCTAATCTGTGCTTCAGTCTGTAGCCTACTGATGACAACCACAGCTGCAGGTAGCCTGTTAAGTCTGATCCCATCTGGGCCAGGGGTAACATCATGTCATGTTTTTATGGACTAAGTGAAAGGCCCatttatttttgttctgagaaaatgtgaatgtgatcaaatgGGGTTTATATTCACACTTCGGGTGGCTTGGCTACCAAGACCTTTTTAATCCAGAATTATTGACTGGAATGAATCAATCAACACAATAGGGATGACTCACTATATGAGTATCTTTTTAATTACAGATCCAAAGGCCTACCCGATGCAACCCTGCATACAACCATCTCAGCCCTGTAAATTCTATTGTCCAATTACAGTTGTTTATATAACcagattataaaaaaataaagctGATTTATTACTGTCATACCCTACAACTAGGGTCTGGAGTTTTACCTGGTTACGTTAGCCTaccagatcaggaaaaactctggtCCCCAGGAaaactattccccccccccccccccaccactcttgGATACTACCTCTGAAATCACCACACAATGTTACAAATGAAGAAGCATACGCTACATAACCTGTAAGTACGGTCTACTATCTTGACGTTTTGGTGGCAGGAATGTGCTTCCATAGGTTAGCACTCAGGGGGATAGATATGGACCTTACAGGAAGGACACATTTCCCCAGCAGGTGGCACTATGTCTTGGATAATAACTTTACTCAAATGATCATGTTTAATTCCAAAATAACCGCATGGAGCCTATGCCTCATTAGGAAAGCATGTGGATCAGTTAGCCCTATGGGTCTACTTTCGAAGGTTCACAAGGTCCAGCAAGGCACATTAACAGGGCAGTCATATGGTGTATTTTGTTAGGATGTATTGGCATTAACAGATGCCATTGGAATTATTGGCTTCTCCTGATACTGAGATACGCTGCCTGTCTGGTCTAGTGGATCATCATTCTCCCGAATAACAGAAAAATAGGTTTCATCATGGCCACACATTTCTCTGGCGCAGCCAATACTGGAATCCTGGCACCGCCAGTGGCTGGCTGCAGCTTCTGTTGAGAGAGAGCAGTAGTAAAAGGTATGCACACAAGCACGAAACCCGCCCTGCCCGAATCAATTCTCAGAATTTGAGGCCCAGCCCAGTATAAGCCTCGAGTGGAAGAGGAAGGCAAGATAACAGAGAAATGTTGTTGATTTTTTTCGtaccttttttttcttcttaggTGGGACCCCTGGTGTCGTGAGGCCCCAGGCAATTGCCTTTTTTGCATAATGTTAATTCTGCCACTGCTGGCAGTAAACAGTCTGTAGTCTATCCAGTCACTGGTCTAAGACTACCTGATAACGCGCAGAAGGGAAGATGGCACAGGGTAGAGAGGTACAGCAAGGGCTAGGCCTGAGCTAAGACTGGGGCCTGGGGCTGGGCCTGTGTCTGTTGCTGCTCAGGACACTTGACAGATATACTGACAGACTGCATTATGTATATGGACAGATGCCACTTTCCCTGAGGACAGCACATATTCTATCAGGATGTTACACGCATTGGATAACTTGCTTTATTGAAACCTGTCCCAGAGATCACTTTCAAATCAATCTCTAGTTGTGTACAACCACATTACCAAGCAAATGCGTACCTACTGTATGTGATCCGATCTGTGATTTAATCATGTGCGTCCATAAGAGTGATTCTGTGGAAAAGTCAACCTGAAGCAtgaacaaataaagtttgttATTTCCAAATGAACGCACAGAGGGCTATGTGTTGGAGTTCAGGCTTTTGACCATTACAGAGTACGAGGCCAAGTCTCAAATAAGGCTTTTCATATTTCATGGCTTTTAGAAAGGGCTCACAGAGCTTGTTTTTTTCCAACTCACAGCTGTCTCCCAGTGTTAGTTATTGAAGTTGAGATGTTCATGAAGCAATGCAGATCAATCTGAAGCATCTTGGGTTTTGTTTGTGTGTTCTACAACCTTGTAAAGATCAGGGGgtgactgggacaggcaatgtaactttcatcaaggtttaaTATGGTCTAAAAATGTTATAGTCTCTTTTCATTGTCAGTGTCCTTTTTCAGCGTTATGATATGCGTAACATCCGCAATAGTTGTAGACGTTATGGATATTGATGTATCAATTCTTAGCTTCAGAATCTTGTGCATTCACCACGTTTTGTGTGCTTGTTTATGATAAGTATTCTTCAGATTTTAATAGTAGCAATTGTTGATACCTTGAAACTGATGTGTTCGGGCCTGCTGAAAAAAGAGCATAGACCAGCTTGACATTTTTGCTGGTCTATGATCTTTTTTGCTGGTCCATACTGGTCTATGCTGGTCCATACTGGTCTATGCTGGTCCATACTGGTCTATGCTGGTCCATGCTGGACAGTGCTGGTCTAATACTGGTCAAGCTGGTCTGACCAACATGGTCTAGCTGGTTATGCTGGCTGGCCTGTCACCAGCATACCAACATCACCAGCAGCAAAGCGTCCAAAACATAACAAAGACTGGTCACCAGCAAAACCAGCACTATGCTGGTctgtgttgtttttatttctgaaAGGGAACTTAGAAAATATATGCTGAAATGCATTTATTATACATGGCAGTTTGTTTtagatagagagatggaaagagtttATTAACTATCTGTAAATAGTCCTGGAGTGGCGGTATACTGTCTCATTtgcattttttttaatatatatttcagAAAAATGTTAATACAACAATAAAATGGGTATACTTGTGTCTACATTCAACTGGTAAAGGTTACATTTAGGGTGTGATGCCAGGCCTTGTATACTATTCAGGCTACCTGTAATTACGCTATCAATGCCTTCTGCTGATATTTTAAAACGTTCCAAATGACAACAAATGAGTTACGCTAGATTTTTAGCAAGAAATCTTTAAGATTTGAATGTCCATTACAGACTCTGTAACGTCCATAATGTAGGGTGTAACATCCATAACAAAGAgtgtaacatccataacggagggTGGAACATCCATAATGGAGGGTGTAACAGCCATAACAAAGAgtgtaacatccataacggagggTGTAACATCCATAACAAATAgtgtaacatccataacggagggCGTACCATCCATAACGGAgggtgtaacatccataatgtaGGGTGTAACGTCCATAACGGAGggtgtaacatccataacggagggggtaacatccataacggagggTGGAACATCCATAATGGAGggtgtaacatccataacggagggTGGAACATCCATAACGGAGGGTATGACATCTATAACGGAgggtgtaacatccataatgGAGGGTGTAAAATCCATAACGGAGGGTGTAACATCCATaacagagagtgtaacatccataacagagagtgtaacatccataatggagggtgtaacatccataacagagagtgtaacatccataacggagggTGTAACATCCATAACAAAGAGTGTAAAATCCATAACGGAATgtgtaacatccataacggagggtgtaacatccataatgtaGGGTGTAACGTCCATAACGGAGGGTGTAACTTCCATAACGGAGGGTGTGTCATCAATAATGTAGggtgtaacatccataacggagggtgtaacatccataacggagggTGTAACGTCCATAACGGAGggtgtaacatccataacggagggaaaaacatccataacggagggtgtaaacatccataacggagggtgaaacatccataacggagggtgtaacatccataccggagggtgtaacatccataacgaagggtgtaacatccataatgGAGGGTGTAACAACCATAACAGAGGGTGGAACATCCATAACGGAGGGTATGACATCTATAACGGAgggtgtaacatccataatgtaGGGTGTAACGTCCATAACGGAGggtgtaacatccataacggagggtgtaacatccataacggagggtgtaacatccataacggagggtgtaacatccataacggagggtgaaacatccataacggagggtgtaacatccataacggagggtaaaacatccataacggagggtgtaaacatccataacggagggtgaaacatccataacggagggtgtaacatccataccggagggtgtaacatccataacgaagggtgtaacatccataatgGAGGGTGTAACAACCATAACGGAGGGTGGAACATCCATAACGGAGGGTATGACATCTATAACGGAgggtgtaacatccataatgGAGGGTGTAACATCCATAACAAAGAGTGTAACATCCATAAAGGAGGGTGTAAAATCCATAACGGAGGGTGTAACATCCATaacagagagtgtaacatccataacggagggTGTAACATCCATAACAAAGAgtgtaacatccataacggaaggtgtaacatccataacggagggtgtaacatccataatgtaGGGTGTAACGTCCATAACGGAGggtgtaacatccataacggagggtgtaacatccataacggagggTGTAAAATCCATAATGTAGggtgtaacatccataacggagggtgtaacatccataacggagggTGTAAAATCCATAATGTAGggtgtaacatccataacggagggtgtaacatccataacggagggtgtaacatccataacggagggtgtaacatccataacggagggtgtaacatccataacggagggtgaaacatccataacggagggtgtaacatccataacggagggtaaaacatccataacggagggtgttaacatccataacggagggtgaaacatccataacggagggtgtaacatccataccggagggtgtaacatccataacgaagggtgtaacatccataatgGAGGGTGTATCATCCATAACGGAGGGTGGAACATCCATAACGGAGGGTAAAACATAAAAAACGGACGGTGTAAACATCCATAATGTAGGGTTTAACATCCGTAACAAAGagtgtaacatccataatgtagggtgtaacatccataatgtaGGGTGTAACATCCATAACAAAGAGTGTAACATCCATAAAGGAGGGTGTAACATCTGTAACAGAGGGTGTAACGTCCATAATGTAgggtgtaacatccataatgtagggtgtaacatccataacaaagagtgtaacatccataatgtaGGGTATAACATCCATAATGGAgggtgtaacatccataatgtaGGGTATAACATCCATAATGGAgggtgtaacatccataatgGAGGGTAAAACATCCATAACGGAGGGTATGACATCTATAACGGAGGGTGTAACATCAATTGGTAAATCCATTGAGGGTGTAACAAAGagtgtaacatccataatgtagggtgtaacatccataatgtagggtgtaacatccataacggagggtgtaacatccataatggagggtgtaacatccataatgGAGGGTAtaacatccataacggagggtgtaacatccataatggagggtgtaacatccataatggatgttgtaacatccataatgaaggatgtaacatccataacggagggcgtaacatccataacggagggTGTAACATCCATAACAGAGGGTGTAACATCC carries:
- the LOC110533929 gene encoding histamine H2 receptor-like; translation: MISTALRWLFLVSFIVVTIGGNVLVCLAVGLSRRLRRIANCFVVSLAVTDLLLGLLVLPFSATLELRSGHWPLGGTLCNIYVSLDVMFCTASILTLLAISVDRYLAISAPLCYPRRVTPPRVALAITTIWVTSLAMSFLPIHLGWNTADFRVQNLDWGIWDEVEEGRTCRFEWHNNYVLLDAFGTFYLPLLVMCGMYHCIFQIARKQVRRIRAATPSFAPTASAAATAREHKATVTLAAVLGAFIICWFPYYTFFTCMGIGAETNPPTTAHSVVLWLGYFNSVVNPILYPALNRDFRRAYGELLCCRGPRWRHISTTICVSLRKQVPLSSEHRDTDLTNGHTDTLPKRERASPLRRAMAATLLTRPGKIQYTLDRD